A portion of the Acidisarcina polymorpha genome contains these proteins:
- a CDS encoding YncE family protein: protein MCASILLLAGCRQRDFPDYPSDYREYAYVTNGGSNTVTVLDLVNVRRDRELPVGTNPSGVAVSPIRNEIYVVNSGDGTISVIDSQKNTVTATIPVHRKPYFIDVSADGHRGYVANSGSNNVSILDLEARKEIGVVGTGESPGMARIAPDSSTLLVTNRAGGSVTLIDPHTLRVRSVFPGCTGATDAVILPTSSKAFIACSGGHQVMVLALARPTPMNDLEKSDHLLDLLDVGQTPVDLAMKPDGGEIFVSNFDSNTVSEIATGTNEVGGASLIGAHPARGIVSADNSLLWVSNFSANTVGAYSIDDGKRINAVQVGDGPDAMAFSSAGHLLLVANSRSGDVSVLRTTSYSPKGELRVGSLFTMLPAARGPNAIAVKAFKIP from the coding sequence TTGTGCGCCTCCATTTTGCTGCTGGCGGGTTGCCGCCAACGCGACTTCCCCGATTACCCCTCCGACTATCGCGAATACGCCTACGTCACCAACGGCGGCAGCAACACAGTCACTGTGCTGGATCTAGTCAACGTGCGCCGCGATCGGGAACTTCCTGTGGGGACTAACCCTTCCGGTGTCGCCGTCAGCCCAATCCGCAACGAAATCTACGTCGTCAACTCGGGGGACGGAACGATTTCGGTGATTGACTCGCAGAAGAACACAGTCACCGCTACCATCCCGGTCCATCGCAAGCCGTATTTCATCGATGTGTCGGCTGACGGGCACCGCGGATATGTCGCCAATTCCGGCTCAAACAACGTTTCAATTCTGGATCTTGAGGCGCGCAAGGAGATCGGTGTGGTCGGCACGGGAGAATCGCCCGGCATGGCGCGCATTGCTCCTGACAGCTCAACCCTGCTGGTAACCAACCGCGCGGGCGGAAGCGTTACCTTGATTGACCCGCACACGCTGCGGGTACGGAGCGTCTTTCCCGGATGTACGGGGGCGACCGATGCGGTGATCCTGCCCACTTCTTCCAAGGCGTTCATTGCCTGCTCGGGCGGCCATCAAGTGATGGTTCTAGCCTTGGCTCGTCCCACTCCGATGAACGATCTGGAGAAGTCCGACCACCTGCTCGATCTTCTCGATGTCGGACAGACCCCGGTTGACCTTGCGATGAAGCCTGATGGCGGCGAGATCTTCGTCTCGAACTTCGATAGCAACACGGTTTCCGAGATTGCCACCGGCACAAACGAAGTAGGAGGCGCGTCGCTGATCGGCGCTCACCCGGCCCGCGGCATCGTAAGCGCTGATAATTCCCTACTTTGGGTGAGTAACTTCAGCGCCAATACGGTGGGGGCTTACAGCATCGATGACGGCAAACGGATCAATGCAGTACAGGTCGGGGACGGCCCAGACGCGATGGCCTTCTCGAGCGCCGGCCACCTGCTTCTGGTCGCGAACTCACGCTCTGGCGACGTTTCTGTTCTGCGCACCACCAGCTACTCACCGAAGGGTGAACTGCGGGTCGGATCGCTCTTCACCATGCTTCCAGCAGCCAGGGGTCCGAACGCGATCGCAGTCAAGGCCTTCAAAATCCCATAG
- a CDS encoding cytochrome c biogenesis protein: MKIFRWILAIVTLGLLGYGFHVAMTVPADEAMFNVQRIFYYHLPAWIAMSLCFAANLIGSVVYLLSRNKRPALSLRADALAVSAAEMGVVFCLVGLVTGSLWARYAWGIWWTWDERLTTTLILWLIYVSYLLLRNFAAGPQMRTISAVLAIFGYIDVPIVYMSTRWWRTQHPAPVFFGGPGSGIAPSMKPAVAWNIYAWMAWALLVVSIRYAVERRQQLLDQAAALRSLEAPVTRHVEVAS; encoded by the coding sequence ATGAAGATTTTTCGCTGGATACTCGCAATCGTCACCCTCGGTCTCCTCGGCTATGGCTTTCACGTCGCCATGACGGTACCGGCTGACGAAGCCATGTTCAATGTCCAACGGATCTTCTATTACCACCTGCCGGCGTGGATCGCGATGTCGCTCTGCTTTGCCGCGAACCTGATCGGTTCAGTCGTCTATCTGCTTTCGCGAAATAAGCGGCCCGCGTTGTCCCTTCGCGCCGATGCGTTGGCCGTCTCGGCTGCCGAAATGGGCGTTGTCTTCTGCCTGGTTGGCCTGGTCACCGGCTCGCTTTGGGCGCGCTACGCCTGGGGGATCTGGTGGACGTGGGACGAGCGCCTTACCACCACTCTCATTCTTTGGCTCATTTACGTCAGTTATCTGCTGTTGAGGAACTTCGCCGCCGGGCCGCAGATGCGCACGATCTCCGCGGTGCTCGCCATCTTCGGCTATATCGACGTGCCGATCGTCTACATGTCGACTCGTTGGTGGCGCACCCAGCATCCGGCTCCGGTCTTTTTTGGCGGCCCCGGGTCGGGCATCGCGCCAAGCATGAAGCCGGCTGTCGCCTGGAACATCTATGCATGGATGGCCTGGGCGCTGCTGGTGGTGAGCATCCGTTACGCTGTAGAACGGAGACAGCAGCTACTCGACCAAGCCGCCGCCCTTCGGTCGCTCGAGGCGCCGGTGACCCGACACGTCGAGGTTGCCTCGTGA
- a CDS encoding recombinase family protein has protein sequence MAYFEKTRDILNGPLTNDLLRQRADAGWQIASIEWRRELPGNAPIDGRVEDIPYGLRISEDCLRLEIDPDENRILMHMMELLVQDFPFTSVASDLNEKGYRTREGRRWTAVSVFNMLPRLVEAGPSMFPTEEWEARRQHFSKAI, from the coding sequence ATGGCGTACTTTGAAAAGACCCGGGACATTCTTAACGGGCCGCTCACCAATGACCTGCTTCGCCAACGCGCGGACGCCGGTTGGCAGATTGCGTCGATCGAATGGCGCCGGGAGTTGCCCGGCAACGCCCCGATCGACGGCCGGGTCGAGGACATTCCCTACGGGCTTCGCATCTCCGAAGACTGCCTGCGCCTGGAGATCGATCCGGACGAGAACCGCATTCTCATGCACATGATGGAGCTGCTGGTTCAAGACTTCCCTTTCACGAGCGTGGCCAGCGACCTGAACGAGAAAGGCTATAGGACCCGCGAAGGCCGGAGATGGACTGCGGTTTCGGTCTTCAACATGCTTCCACGCCTGGTTGAAGCCGGACCGTCGATGTTTCCCACCGAAGAGTGGGAGGCGCGGCGCCAGCACTTTTCCAAGGCCATCTGA
- a CDS encoding OsmC family protein, with product MNLHTYRVQVEWTGNDGEGTLNYKSYRRDHTIAAVGKPPIPTSSDPSFRGDPTRYNPEELLVASLSSCHMLWYLHLCAVNHVTVQSFRDFAEGTMEEAQDGSGKFIRVVLKPSVTIAAGSDPAKAAELHHAAHGYCFIAKSVNFPVEVVPEIVLAA from the coding sequence ATGAATCTTCATACCTACAGAGTTCAAGTCGAGTGGACCGGAAATGATGGCGAAGGCACCCTGAATTACAAAAGCTATCGCCGCGACCACACCATCGCTGCAGTAGGGAAGCCGCCGATTCCGACGTCGAGTGATCCAAGCTTTCGCGGCGACCCGACGCGGTACAATCCCGAGGAACTCCTCGTAGCCAGCCTTTCCTCCTGCCACATGCTCTGGTACCTGCATCTCTGCGCGGTCAATCACGTCACCGTCCAGTCCTTTCGAGACTTCGCCGAGGGAACCATGGAAGAGGCTCAGGATGGCTCTGGAAAGTTCATCCGAGTGGTGCTGAAGCCGTCGGTCACGATCGCGGCGGGAAGCGATCCGGCCAAAGCCGCAGAGTTACATCACGCGGCGCATGGATATTGCTTTATCGCGAAATCGGTCAATTTTCCTGTAGAGGTGGTTCCGGAGATTGTTTTGGCTGCTTAG
- a CDS encoding TldD/PmbA family protein gives MSTNIAAPAEITRNLQQLAADIVAKATRAGATDAEVVIREGDEFSTLVRLGQVDTLKESGSRGVGLRVFLGQRAASTSSSDFSPEGIDHLVSGAIALARVTSEDPFAGLPEAASFGQLTGDLDLYYEDVYSLPGEQRIDYARRAEAAALAADPRIQNSDGGSFDAATGRKILANSRGFLGEYRRSYASISAVPIAQSKDGQMQRDYWYTAARTLTKLESPESIGAEAARRTLRRLDARRVPTQRVPVVFAPEMARGLVGNIFEAANGDAIYRGASFFADQLGEQVAAANITIIDDGTLVGGFGTSPFDGEGLPTRRKAIIENGVLKNYLLNTYTALKLNMQSTGNASRGLAGNPGIGGGNVFLEKGSLAPAEILADIKSGLYVTELMGFGVNMVTGDYSRGASGLWIENGELAYAVQEITIAGNLKEMFNNIVAIGNDLEFRGAVTAPTLRIEGMTIAGA, from the coding sequence ATGAGCACCAACATCGCCGCTCCTGCGGAAATTACCCGGAATCTTCAGCAACTCGCCGCCGACATTGTCGCCAAAGCCACTCGCGCCGGGGCCACGGACGCCGAAGTTGTCATCCGCGAGGGAGACGAATTCTCCACTCTGGTGAGACTCGGGCAGGTCGACACATTGAAGGAGTCCGGCTCGCGTGGAGTGGGATTGCGGGTCTTCCTCGGGCAGCGCGCCGCCAGTACTTCGTCGAGCGACTTCTCTCCGGAGGGAATCGACCATCTTGTCTCGGGGGCAATCGCGCTGGCTCGCGTCACCTCCGAAGATCCCTTTGCCGGACTTCCTGAGGCGGCCAGCTTCGGCCAGTTGACCGGCGACCTGGACCTTTACTACGAAGATGTCTATTCCCTTCCCGGCGAGCAGCGAATCGACTATGCCCGCCGCGCTGAAGCTGCGGCGCTGGCCGCCGATCCCCGCATTCAAAATAGCGACGGAGGCAGCTTCGACGCGGCTACCGGGCGAAAGATCCTGGCCAATTCTCGAGGATTTCTGGGCGAATACCGCCGCTCTTACGCTTCCATCTCCGCGGTCCCGATTGCGCAGTCCAAGGATGGACAAATGCAGCGCGATTATTGGTACACAGCGGCGCGCACATTGACCAAACTGGAATCCCCGGAATCGATTGGCGCAGAGGCGGCGCGGCGCACTCTAAGACGATTGGACGCTCGCCGGGTGCCGACCCAGCGCGTCCCCGTCGTTTTCGCTCCAGAGATGGCCCGAGGGCTCGTTGGCAACATCTTCGAAGCAGCCAATGGGGACGCCATCTATAGGGGAGCCTCGTTCTTCGCCGACCAGCTCGGCGAACAGGTCGCCGCTGCCAACATCACGATCATCGACGATGGCACGCTCGTTGGAGGCTTCGGTACCTCGCCCTTTGATGGCGAGGGTCTGCCGACCCGCCGCAAGGCGATCATCGAAAATGGCGTTCTGAAGAACTATCTGCTCAACACCTACACGGCGCTCAAGCTCAACATGCAAAGTACCGGCAACGCTTCTCGCGGGCTGGCTGGAAATCCCGGCATCGGCGGCGGCAACGTCTTTCTTGAAAAGGGCAGCCTCGCCCCCGCCGAGATACTGGCTGATATCAAATCAGGCCTCTATGTCACCGAACTCATGGGCTTCGGGGTGAACATGGTCACCGGCGACTATTCCCGCGGCGCTTCCGGCCTGTGGATTGAAAACGGCGAGCTTGCTTATGCCGTTCAGGAAATTACGATTGCCGGCAATCTCAAGGAAATGTTCAACAACATCGTTGCCATCGGCAACGACCTTGAGTTCCGCGGAGCAGTGACCGCTCCCACCCTCAGGATCGAGGGGATGACCATCGCCGGCGCCTAG
- a CDS encoding nuclear transport factor 2 family protein, producing the protein MLRLASVTMALALLVSANASPASAQQELTPKQTQIVKTVNTVFTAAQADDTTLFDSVLAPNFYIFDGGARFNGDSIMAFIKAQHRAGKRYEWSITEPDVHISGKTAWIAYINKGRITDASGTIDQQWLESAFLEKQAGSWKIVFMHSTRVPMASQKDRKQ; encoded by the coding sequence ATGCTGAGACTCGCATCGGTCACGATGGCCCTCGCGCTCCTAGTTTCCGCCAACGCGTCGCCTGCAAGCGCGCAGCAGGAACTTACCCCCAAGCAAACCCAGATCGTGAAGACGGTGAATACGGTTTTCACCGCCGCGCAGGCCGATGATACGACGCTGTTCGATTCCGTCCTTGCACCTAACTTTTATATCTTTGACGGGGGAGCCCGATTCAACGGAGATTCCATTATGGCCTTCATCAAAGCCCAACATCGCGCGGGCAAGCGTTATGAATGGAGTATCACCGAACCGGACGTCCATATCAGCGGCAAAACCGCTTGGATTGCCTACATCAACAAGGGCAGGATTACCGATGCCTCAGGTACGATCGATCAGCAGTGGCTGGAGTCCGCATTCCTTGAGAAGCAGGCAGGCTCCTGGAAGATCGTCTTCATGCACAGCACTCGCGTCCCTATGGCGTCCCAGAAAGACCGTAAGCAATAA
- the aroF gene encoding 3-deoxy-7-phosphoheptulonate synthase encodes MLVVMKAQATPEQINAVCEHIEKLGFRPHPMPGAQRTAVGITGNQGQIDQGNLEELSGVAEVIRVTKPYKLVSRDVKEEDTVISFPGTNATIGGRDLAIVAGPCSIESREQAFAVAEQIAAAGAQFFRGGAYKPRTSPYMFQGLGEQALIIMAEVRDRFGLRIVTEAMDTENLDLVADYADVIQIGARNMQNYTLLKAVGRKRQPVLLKRGMSATLDELLMAAEYIMSEGNYQVILCERGVRTFIDHTRNTLDLSIVPAVHRLSHLPILVDPSHGTGKRNKVVPLARAAVAVGADGLMVEVHDQPDKALSDGAQSIYPEQFVQMMDEITQIAPVVHRNVPHGIEISEPVGGPVTGTARSAGR; translated from the coding sequence ATGCTAGTTGTCATGAAGGCCCAGGCGACGCCTGAGCAAATCAACGCAGTTTGCGAACATATCGAAAAGTTGGGCTTTCGCCCTCACCCCATGCCGGGCGCCCAGCGTACCGCGGTCGGGATCACTGGTAATCAGGGCCAGATCGACCAGGGGAACCTGGAAGAGCTTTCCGGCGTTGCCGAAGTGATTCGCGTCACAAAGCCCTATAAGCTGGTTAGCCGCGACGTTAAGGAAGAAGACACGGTCATTTCCTTTCCCGGCACCAACGCCACGATCGGTGGACGAGACCTCGCGATCGTCGCCGGCCCGTGTTCGATCGAGTCGCGCGAACAAGCCTTCGCCGTAGCTGAACAGATCGCCGCCGCGGGCGCCCAGTTCTTTCGCGGTGGCGCTTACAAGCCTCGCACATCCCCCTACATGTTTCAGGGCCTGGGGGAACAGGCGCTGATTATCATGGCGGAGGTCCGCGACCGGTTCGGCCTTCGCATCGTCACCGAAGCCATGGACACCGAAAATCTGGATCTGGTCGCTGATTACGCCGACGTCATTCAGATTGGCGCTCGCAACATGCAGAACTATACCCTGCTGAAAGCCGTTGGTCGCAAACGCCAGCCAGTGCTGCTGAAGCGCGGAATGTCTGCGACCCTCGATGAGCTGCTGATGGCCGCCGAGTACATCATGAGCGAGGGCAATTATCAGGTCATTCTGTGTGAACGCGGGGTGCGCACCTTTATCGACCACACCCGCAACACCCTCGACCTGAGCATTGTGCCGGCAGTCCACCGGCTCAGCCACCTGCCAATTCTGGTGGACCCGAGCCACGGGACAGGTAAGCGGAACAAGGTGGTTCCACTGGCGCGCGCCGCGGTTGCGGTGGGTGCGGACGGCCTGATGGTGGAAGTACATGATCAGCCCGACAAGGCACTCTCTGATGGCGCGCAATCGATCTATCCCGAACAGTTCGTCCAGATGATGGACGAGATCACCCAGATCGCTCCGGTTGTCCACCGCAACGTGCCGCATGGGATTGAGATTTCTGAGCCCGTTGGAGGCCCTGTCACGGGGACGGCTCGATCTGCAGGGCGGTAA
- a CDS encoding UvrB/UvrC motif-containing protein: MLAQTLTFDSSNPAPTLALLPEKPGIFALFGADPKAEPYLARTTNLRRRLKRFLDAKPTQTRRLRLTERVVRIEYTATGSDFESSLALYRATLQAFGERARKRLHLYAPYFLRMTSKNRYPRVYVTNSISRSAAGSLFGPFPSRAAAERFCDEALNLFLLRRCYPDLDPDPAFPGCVYSEMKMCLAPCFKGCTDERYGEEAAKVHAFLTSRGQSLLDALAKERDLASQDLDFEKAAAIHARIQKIEATAALASDAVHPLARLGAIIVQPSSEPGHVALFQLSAGILAGPTLYDTFGMRLHNEQSGSSSLYTHPFALEAVPLQEEGSPSAIATTVSPTKLKDRGKDVLEQRLSESFDALRSAAAGVKGENQTLSDHLSLFTRWYYRPEAKRVGEAVFYDPETAPPAKPILRAISRVFRGTLAAVAPNTTSPASSSN; this comes from the coding sequence ATGCTCGCCCAGACCCTCACCTTCGACTCCTCAAACCCAGCGCCAACGCTCGCTCTGCTGCCGGAGAAGCCGGGAATTTTCGCTCTCTTTGGCGCCGACCCCAAGGCCGAACCCTACCTCGCCCGCACCACTAACCTCCGGCGCCGGCTCAAACGGTTTCTCGACGCCAAGCCAACCCAGACCCGGCGTCTGCGCCTTACCGAACGGGTGGTTCGGATCGAATACACGGCCACCGGCTCCGACTTTGAATCCTCGCTCGCTCTTTACCGCGCCACCCTGCAGGCATTCGGCGAACGCGCCCGCAAGCGCCTCCACCTTTATGCGCCCTACTTTCTGCGCATGACCAGCAAAAACCGCTATCCGCGAGTGTATGTTACGAATTCGATTTCTAGATCTGCCGCCGGCTCGCTCTTCGGCCCTTTTCCTTCACGCGCCGCCGCCGAACGCTTCTGTGACGAGGCGCTCAACCTCTTCCTCCTGCGCCGGTGCTACCCCGATCTCGACCCCGATCCAGCTTTTCCGGGCTGCGTCTACTCCGAGATGAAGATGTGCCTCGCTCCCTGTTTCAAGGGCTGCACCGATGAGCGCTATGGCGAAGAAGCCGCCAAGGTTCACGCTTTTCTGACTTCTCGCGGGCAGAGCCTCCTCGATGCCTTGGCTAAGGAAAGGGATCTCGCTTCCCAGGACCTGGATTTCGAGAAGGCCGCCGCTATTCACGCCCGTATCCAGAAAATCGAAGCCACAGCCGCACTTGCATCGGATGCGGTCCATCCGCTTGCCCGGCTTGGCGCCATCATTGTTCAGCCATCATCAGAGCCAGGTCACGTGGCACTCTTCCAGCTGAGTGCGGGCATCCTCGCCGGTCCCACCCTCTACGACACGTTTGGCATGCGGCTTCATAACGAGCAATCCGGCTCTTCGTCACTCTACACGCATCCTTTCGCGCTTGAAGCGGTGCCGCTGCAGGAGGAGGGTTCGCCTTCCGCGATCGCCACGACCGTCAGTCCCACAAAGCTGAAAGATCGCGGGAAGGATGTCTTGGAGCAGCGTCTCAGCGAGTCGTTCGACGCCCTCAGGTCAGCCGCGGCGGGAGTGAAGGGCGAGAATCAAACCCTGTCCGATCACCTCAGCCTTTTCACTCGCTGGTACTACCGGCCAGAAGCCAAGCGGGTGGGGGAAGCGGTCTTCTACGATCCAGAGACTGCGCCGCCCGCGAAGCCGATACTCCGCGCCATTTCGCGGGTATTTCGAGGAACACTGGCGGCGGTTGCGCCGAACACAACTTCGCCTGCAAGTTCATCGAACTAA